GAACGGCCGGCAAGCTAGATGGATTTTGGGAACAACGTTAACGTGCGGGGAAGGGGATTAATTGAGTTTGGAAGAAGAATGACAATGGCTTGCCGGCCTCTTCCTAGAAAGCGCGAGCCCAAGAAACTAGCAATCGACCATGAAGTGGTGTGGAAGAAAGGAGGGTCACCCTCTCCTGTAGGAGGGACTCTCTCCCTCCCTATTCGTGGCAGCACGGCATGGACGGCTTCTCGTTTGTCTTGCCGGGGTCTTCTTCCAGTCATTTTTACCGCAGGCGAGCGAGActccttttatttatttattcagaAAATTCgctattttcttttctaaccAAAAAGAAGTAGTTCTCCTGTTTGTGAAGGTGCAacttttactttttttaatcACTTATAACTTATAACTTTGTTCAAACTCCGTAATCGTTACAATTATAATGTTCGGACCATGGACAGAAATTACAAAATGACTCATATAgttaagaattacaatgaaacCTTTCGAAGACATCTTCTCCATGACATCAATTTTTTCAACACGAAAGTCTGTGAAACTTCATCAAATAGACTACAATTAAAATTGAGCAACAACACTACCGCCCGTACCTCTGTACAAAGTTGAGCACTACTTCAAAGGTCTCAAAAATCCACTTGAATCGCCCATCCGAAAAGATAGGAAGCTGTGAGTGTTGAATGTACTTAAGCCGGGATGATCCATTACGGGTTGTCAAACCACAAAATCTGCATTAGGACACCAATGAAGGACTCCAAATCCACAAAAGACCATACCACCGAAAGATCCATGATGCTTTAacaaaaactcatcaaatacgAAGGACACAAACTCAAATCTACAAGATCGGACACATCAAACCTGCGCTGAGTAGAAATTTTTGACCCCGTGGCATGGCCAAAAAAGGTACCGctacaacagaaaaagaagcaaaatacATTTACTTTACTTTTTAGACAGTAAAAGTAAAATCGAGCCCTTTGGGACAGATCTTAGGCCACTTGAGTCGTCTTCTCTCCGATCATGCCAACTGGTCCGTGTTGTAAATCCTGCATACTGTCCTTACTTGCCGCTatcttgagaaaaaaatcGAGCCTTGTTGTTAATTGGGCCTGGTTCTCCGGCCATCTCATATGGGTGTGTACTGACCCGTCGTACCGTAGAACTTTGCGCGTGGCCAGTGGCAAGTAGCGAGCTAGGCGAACAAAGGTTTCGTCTACTGGTACTAGCCGAATACTCTTCTGATTCTCCGTAAAGCACCATAGCAGCCACGGAAAAAACCTAGCAGCGGTCTTCGGAGTAGCTTTGATATCCGCTGATTCCTTTCGTCTCCTACAGCTAATCTGGCATTGATTGGCAGAGGAACCACAAACCAAAGTGGGACATTTTGATATCTTTTTGTTAGGTTTGTGTGTTCTTGACGGTAGAATCTTGATAATGGATGCAACATCATTTAGAAAATTAGTGTCCTGCTTCCGTCTTCATCCCAGTAGTCATGGAATTGGTGGTTCTTGTGGCTCGTTTTTTTTgtgcctttctcttttttcttgtcgATTCAACGATGTTGTAGCGATTTCATAGCCTGTTTTGCAAGGTGGTATTACTGATCATGGTATATCCAACAATATTAGGTCTTCACCCTATGAGTACTACTTCGTTCCCAACTataaatattactccctccatttcacaaaggttggcgtatattgtctcgttaagacaagattttgaccataactctattaatatgtgttttttcacaaatgaaatttatatcaataaatTCTTCTTTGAATTTCTTGCTAATAATCATGGTTTCATTTCATATAAGTGACATATtcatagagtaattcttggtcaaaagtTTGTcctaatgaaacaaaatacgccaacttttgtaaaaaggagggagtactagttttgtcaaatttcttaaagttcggccaagtttatagaaactACGTCAAGAGCTGCAATATCAAGTAAGTatactataaaaaaaattatgatgGATTTAATTAAAAGTAATTTAGAGTCGTAGATGTTGATAGGTTTTTCTAAaaacttgatcaaagtttGAGAAATTTGACTTGGCACGAAGCAAAAAATTCTTACATTTAGAAACTGAGTGAGTAGCTTTTATTGTCTTCGTGGAGCAAATCCGTCCACTAATATGGGTCCAAATGgaaaaaatgttttaaaaaatagaaaatggTATTTTGTCAATGTTTCAAAGAAAAGTGTGGCATTTTGTCTAGCACAAGAAAAGCTGTGTCTTTGGGACAAAGTCTAAAGAAAAGTGTGGCATTTTGACAAATTTCTCCGTGATGATCACGGAGGTCAATTGCTCCCTTGCCTACTTCCGCTTCACTTCTACAACCTATTTGTGCGGAGATTTCAACAAAATAGACTTCGTGACGAAACTATTTCATAAAATAAACTCGATgcgaaactatttcacaaATCTAACCATTTGTTTAACGTCCGACAGCGTGGCGCTATCCTTCATAGTTCAGCGCCTTTCCGTGAGGCGCTATCCCCCTGCCAGCATGTCCAAGCCGAGCCAGCGTGGCCAGCCCAAGCCCCACACGCGGTTGTGTAGCGCCTGAGACACGGGCGCTATACCCACAAGATTCGTGCCTGAGGGCTGGGCATTATGATCTCAGGCCAATTTCACCTGGTATTGTTTCACCTGCCAAAGCAATTAAGAGGAATAGACGCATGCATAGCTATATATGTTTCACCTTGCGGCTGCCAAAGCAAGCAATGTAATGAGATGCAATTAACCAGGAAGGATGCGTGTATTTGGGCCATGCATGACCACAAATCGACCAATCAAGGAGGAAAGAACGTTTTTCTTGCGTCTTACTCTTTCCGTTTCTCCAGCTCGTATTCTCCTTGGGGGAAAAAGACAACCGCATGCTCCGGCAGCTTGCAGATGAGGTTGCCGCCCGTGGATGCGTATGAGATGAAAGGTACATGACAACCTGGACGAACTGCTCGACATCCTCAACGTCATTGAGGCTAGGCTTGCCGCCGACATGACGGACCTTCTCGTTCTCACGTCCTGCAAGTGCTGACGCTGCGCGCTGTAGACCGAGGTGCAGGAGCTTAATGCGAGCATGACGGAGTGGCAAAGGCTGGAGGCTATCAATGTCGACCGGCGAGCTGCAGTAAAGAGATCAGCCGCCTTGCTCTCGTTGGGCGCTCCTTACACCTAGAAATTTTTGTCTGCTCCCAAATCCCCCTTTGCCCCGCCTCTAGAAATTTCTCCGGCGGCCCAGCCGAGGGAGTAGCGCCAAACGCCCAGGCGCGAAGCCTGTGGACTTAGAAAATTTGGTTACTCTCCCATATGCAGGCCTTGCGTCACGTGCGAAATGTTGTGCCAAGGCCGCCATGGCGACTTCTCGGCCCCTGGATGGCTCCATCTAAAATTCGAGCCATGAATGTGAGCTCCATGACCATGACGAGCATCTAACATCTGAAAGGGACCAATGAATGCGACCTCCGGTGCTTCTTCTTTAATGCAGGCGCCCCGAGGCGGCGATGGTGATTATCGCGGACATGGTGGCATCCGGCGTCGTGCCGAACGACTTTGCCTGCAacgcggtgcgggcggcgtGCGCGGACGCCGGCACGCTGCGGGCTGGTGACCAGGTGCGAGTTCCATGAGGCGGGGAGTGGAGCCGAACGAGCACACCTTGACGAGCAATAGAGCATCCAGGGGTCATGTTGCCCATTGATTCTTGGTGAGCAGGTACATGCCTACCTGGTGGTGCTCCATGATGCAGCTGCTGGTTTCTCTATCTCGGATCAATCCAGAAGTAAGCAAGTGCTGTGCTAGTTTTAATCGTGCATCGGCAACAAGCGTGGCTTAACTGCTTAAGTGGTTGGAGAGTAACGCCTTTCTCAGAGGCGCTATGCCCCAAGCATAGCGCTACACGACCTCAGGTGGGGCCGGGCTGGTGACGGTGGCTGGGCTTGGCCACGCTGGCAGGGTTATAGCACCGAGAGATTAGGCGCTGAGCTGCGAAGGATAGCGCCGGTGCGTCGGACGTTGAGCGAAAGGGTTATATCGGTGAAATagtttcgtttttttttttattattttctttcgtCACGAGGTCTGTTTCATCTCCCTTTCCgccccccttccccttcctccgtCAGGCTCAGGCCATGCTCTGAGGTTGACCGTCGACTTAATTCGCGAGCTAGTTGTAATTTCCGTCCCTTCTACAGATGTCGCGTGCAGTAATTCTCTGTACTGTAGCACATCTCAGTCTGTACGATCTACTCCGTATGCAGAGTACCGATGAATCCCCAAACCAATTAAATTGTACACTTGACTCCATATATATCTCAAGtatctgaaattctgaaccCCTCTACACGATGAAACCCATGACGAGAACATGCGCAACCAAGGCCAGCAACGTCGTCCACCTAAGCGCCGGGGCCATCCTCCCGCCGGCGCTGATGATCTGGACCGGAAACAGGCAGCCCTTGGTGGAGGCGTTCTTGTCGGTGATATTGGCGAGCCCGTCGAAGTCGCAGGCGCGCACGTCCTGGTCCTGCATCTGGAAGTACATGTTGAAGGCGTAGGAGATGttgctcttctcgtcgagccCGTCGCAGGAGCAGCCGTAACCGAGCGCCGTGCAATCCCCGCCGGCGCACGCGTACTGGATGTTGCCCGGCAGCTTGTCCTGGGCCTTGGCCTCGTCGTCGAGCACGCACCACTGATGGGGCAGGTACTGCACGCCGGACACGCCGGCCAGGAGCTTGTCGTGCCCTTGCCCCGACAAGTCCATGGGGAACTTGGGCTTCCCGTCGTAGGTGAGGATTCCCCAGTGCCGCTCGAAGTTCCCGGGAGCGATGCTCTTCAAGTCCTCGTCGAAGAGGCCGAACAGGTAGACGTCCAACTTGCCCGGCCGGAGATGCGTGCCTTCGTTCTTGGCCAGCTTCTTCATGAGCCCGTCGTAGAAGCGTCTCGCGAGCTTCATGTTGGCGTTCTTGTTGCCGTCCGTGGGCCAGCCGACCTCGCCGACAACCACCTTGAGGCCGCCCACGCCGGCCTTCTTGAGCGCGCTCACCAGCGTGTCGTAGTTGGCGTCGAACACGTTGGAGTAGCTCACGCCGTCCTTGTCCTGGATGTTGCGGCCGCCGTCGAAGAAGGCGaactcgaaggggaagtcgtCGCTCTGGTACAGGCTGAGGAACGGGTAGATGTTGACGACGAAGGGCGCGCCGTGGTCGTGCAGGAACTTGACCATGTCGGTCATGACGTCGTCGATGTCCGGCCGGAACTGGCCGGAGGACGGCTTGTCGTCCGGGGAGACGTACACGTCGGCGTTCAGCGGGACCGTCGCCTTCACTTTGTCTCCCAGGCCCGCCGCGTCCAGCGCCTTCTGAATGTTCTTGAGCGCCGGCACGGTCGTCTTCATGAACGTCCCGTTGTAACTCTTGAGAAACGGCTCATTCCCCACTGCCACATACCTGCGAGTTCAGGATCAGCGCGCCGCCACGAACGGCTTGATGACATTGATGTTGATTGAGGAATTAACGCGTACTTGAGCTTGAGCTTGTCGCCGTAAGCGGTGACGTTCTCCTTGACCCAATCCTGGGCGCTGCCGTAGCTGCTCATGATCTCCAGCATGTCGTTGGGGATGCCCAGCATGACCTCGATGCCGGAGTCGAGGAGCGCCTCGACGGGCCACGGGTCGGCATCGAACAGCTTCACCTTCATGATCCCGTTGTCCTTGAGCATCTTCACGACCGACGATGGCAGCAGCGGATGCGTCAGCTGCGAGCCCCAGTTCACGCCGACGTCCACGGCGGAGCTCCAGGCGGACGCATGGGACACGGCGACAAGCAGCgcggccgcgccggccagcagcCGCAGGAGCGGAGCCATGCCGGGGCGTTCTCTCAAGTGTTTTTTTAATGTCCTTCCTTTCTTTGGCGTAATGGTAGTTTTGGTATGTTATTGGGATTTGGTGGTGCTCGTGGCCTGAGTTCCCCGTCGCTGCTCTGCCTCCGGTGGTGTGGaatggagaggagaggagaggaaaaTGGCGAGGAAAGCGGTTGGAGTTTGACTATGACACTAAATCGAAGACAGACGGGGGTCCTTTTTTACCATGTTTTCTCATGTGCAATCAAATGGAGTATGTTATTAAAGCAACACAAATTAGAAATTTTATTATCCAGCTTTGCAAAAGTTAATTCAGTGTTCAGATTTGTACAACAGTATGGACAAAAAACAATCTTGGTTTGAAGTAAATcgatctcagtatggaaaaaaaatctccgtTTAAAATCAATCTAGGTATGGAAATAAAACCAATCTCGGTTTAAAGTAAATCGATCTCTGTatggaaaaaaataattatcaGTATAAAATCAATCTCGGtatggaaacaaaaaatatgttcTATCTTGGTATAGAAACCAATACATGTATGGAAAgttggaaacaaaaaatgtatAAAACCAATTCGGTATGTAAAATGAAATCAATCTTGGTATGGAAATTGGAAAGTATGAAAAAATCAATGTTGGTATGGAAACCAATTAGGAAGGTATGAAAAAATAACCTcggcatggaaaacaaaaaagaaccCTTTGGTGTAGAAACCAGAACTGAATGATAGGTGATAGTTTTTTTGAGTATAGAAAACTCGCTGGATATACAagcaaaaaatatatcattcgTAGCCGAGCACACTCCATATCTGGACCGACCATATAAGCCGATACGCGACCTACGGGCTATTACCATGCAACCAAGTGCAGACTAAACAAACTCATATTTCAAATATATACGAATGGAGTaaagaaataaatacatgAATCAAGTACCTTTGTCGAAGGCCTTTTTTTCTTGGCTCACGGCAAATAGCGCATGTTGGATTTTTTCACGGCAAAAGTTCTCTTTACCGTGAGACTTATCTCCGGCCTTCGGCAAGGCCAAATAAGGGGCCTTCGGTAAAGAAAAGGGCCACGGCCAACAGACGGAAACAGCCAAGCCTTCGACTGCCGCACGTTTTAGGCAGCCACAAGACACTTCTTTGCCGAAGGTCGGGCCTACATCAAACGCTTTGGCTGGGGCCTAGACCATCTTTGCCGAAAGCGTTTTCTTTCTCGTGAGCTTTTCTTCTAGCCCACGGTGTATCCGTTTCTTTGCCGTGTGTTGGAAGGATTGTCTTCGGCAAAGCCCCAGCACACGGCAAAGACCATTTTTTTCGGGTAGTGCCTAGCCATGAAACAAAATGTTCCAAGACGTCAAACTTTTTCCGTTTGTAACTatgcaaacttttttttgcagtaGATCGGTTCGcaatcaaaagaagaaaactgaaCTATCCTACTTCCTGCCAGTTTGTACGGCTCTACATGAAACCATTTTTGAACAATCTTGTTGCTAGATCACAAAAATGCATGTGGCGTGGGGAATTCAGTTTCGGATGACGAGAAGTTCAGAACTGGTTGGAATAAACTCCATTCTTCAGGTGATTAGAACTAGAATAAACTCATTCTTCAGGTGATTAGAACTAAGCTACAATTAGAGCGCCTTACAGAGTTTAAGCAATTTTGCATAGGCGTTCTCCGAGCATGGGTACATCAAGATTGTTGCGTCTCCCACCCCTTCCTCTCTCAAACATACATTGATTCATGGCATTCAGAACAAGGGCGTACGTGGTCTCTTCTATGTCGCCACGCCCAGAAGCTACTTAAAGAGACCAAGAGTGTGCATTTCCCTGCAGCTACGCAATAACCATGACATGCAAGGATTCCTTGACCCTTGCTTtggcaaccaaaattttgacaaaaaaccAAACAAGGGCCGaaaaaatttggttgccaatTAAAATAAAGGAAAGTTTCAGTAAAGTGAGAAGGCATTTACATACAACAAGAAAGCTGGATCCGACGGATGGCTAGGCCACTGCATGGGGCGGCTAGTTCTGACATTCTTCCTTACAATTTCCATGGCTGGATAATTTGGCTTGTAGGTGTTCCTCTATGTGTTTCATCGTATCTAGATGTAACAGCCCGACAGCAACTTTTACATTTAAACCCTTGTTTGGATctatttgtaatttatttaaatgctGCATGACaattacatttgcatccatgccatgccatgtctaTTATTTGTGTCACATGAGTTTTAAACTTGCATCTCAAATTGTGGTTTGAATGCTTGTTGTGTAATTTggctagaagattcaaatatgaatcaccctcctttgagtttgaattcttttctctttatttttcaaatgagATTCAAAtggtttttgttttaaacctttgaccccatttgaatattttccaAATACCAGTaccatatttgttttctcctaCTTCTTAGCTATTCAAAAgttgtttgaaatttgaatccaaaaactatttgcaaaaatagaaaaagaaaagggaaaagaaaacctTACCTGCTCACTTGGCCCGAGCCAGCCCAGCTGCCTCGGCCCGCCTTCCCCGCGCGCCGTGCAGCCCAGCAGCGCGGCCCAGTTTCTCTCCTCGCGCGCGCggcccgcccgcgcccgcggccCAGTTTCCTTCGCGCAGCGCCCGCGTGCCATTTCCCCGCAGCGAAAGCGCATTCTGCGAAATACACCACCTCTCACAcgcccgtcttcctcctcacctttTCTCCCTCCCGACCGGTGAGCCCCCCGGCCACGTCCCCTTCGACAGCGACAGCCACGCCTCCACGCCGCCTTTATAAGCTGCTCCGCACCCCTCCTGCTAACCCTAGGCCagcaaaaccctagcccaactccctctctctccgcgcggcgccgtcgcccgTCTTCGGCCGCGAGCTCGTCGCCGACGCGCCACCGTCTCCGGCCAAACGGCGGCAAGCCAACCGCGTTGTCAAGCgcgcctctccttcctctacaCGTGGGTGCAAGTAATTGGAGCGCGGACGTCTAGACCGACGCCTAGGTCGTCTTCCCCAATTCCGGCCGCCGCTCGTCTCCGGCCAAATTCCGGCGAAACCGCTCGGCTATTCCTCGTCAGCTTCCTCGCACGTCACCGGGGTGAgtttctcttcctcctgcctCTTTCCGCGCCGTTTTTCATGCACCCTAGCGTCGTAGCaccgcccgcgcgccccgccgtgccgccgccgagcttcGTCTCgtcgccgcgccgtcgtctcctTAAGGACACGGATGGGTTAAAAGGGCTTGCGCCCTGTATCTTGTAAGATCTGAATCGCAGCCCGCCTGGCCACCTCGCTCATCCGTTCTCTCGGTCAAACCAACCCGGGTTCGATCTTCCGTCGGCGTAGGGTAAAACCCCCACCTTTTTACTCTTTGGCCAcgtctgacaggtgggacccgctGGTCAGAGACCGCGGCAGCCAGCTCAGCGCGCCCCGCCTCGTTAGCTTGTCCGGGCTCGCTGTCAGCCACACAGGCTAGCTGCGCCCGTGTAGTTTTAGTTCTCTGCGTGTTTTCCTTTGTTGTAAAATTCCAGAAATTGTTTTGTCTTGTTTAATTCCTAGAAAATGCATGCTATGTCCTATttgggcaaaccatatatgttttggaatcagaaaaatgcaaggaatttaactgtgcaattagaatcacattttgaggtttcaaatttcaaatctgttccatatttgaaattcaaacgtatgaacttgtttagtCTCTAGTTTAAAATTGGTGACTCTTCTGTGGATAAtgtaaacatcaaagttgatCCCCTTAACTAGTAGAACACAGTAGCATACTTGGTTAGGCcatttgtgtattttaaaGCTGTTGTTTACCATGGTCTAATCACCTAATGGTTAACTTTGTTGCTAGATAGAACCTTTTCACTTGCGTATGGTCGCATCATGTTGTCACATGGCATctcatgttgtattgtgcattgCACCTATGAAGTATTACTTATTCGCATATTGTATGATTTGGATCTTTACGATAGCGACTCCGCCTTACTCCGTCGACGATCCGGGTTCCTACACTTcttcggatcccctctctcggtgcccagcgaccgaTAATCCAAGCAAGCAGCTATTCCTTAAACATGTTGTTTGtaccaatgcctctctctcattcttgcattaagttacgttcttagttcttgtcacgatgcctctaggattgcatagctttagtcagctctactaaaaatgcctgttgtcttgttccttatcatattgccatgtcacatgttgttttgccctagttggtcattagaagtcttgcttagattgctcgtctagtgtccttacttgggatTATACAactgctacatccacatgctacttttctgtatttaattgcaattattaaactgtgacctgttattacctgcacaaggcaacgatgggaagccgtgctaacgcattggtgttttgttccattggtgccgacctaaggactgagttctcgttttcgccgacccaagaaacttcgcgctaaccgctcgtgggagaatatatgggttcctcctcggcttagtactcgtttcataacTCTTCCAGGgcccacatagttcgggcatttcttttggcatatcgcatatacactggtgttgtgtttggagacttgttgttactttgcatacatataggactgCGGCACTAGTgtggagtggtcattctgcggacactgaaccactaccagctgtccacgcaactcttgagtccgtacgacgcttcggccgggctctcgtttcggattagac
This is a stretch of genomic DNA from Brachypodium distachyon strain Bd21 chromosome 1, Brachypodium_distachyon_v3.0, whole genome shotgun sequence. It encodes these proteins:
- the LOC100845352 gene encoding glucan endo-1,3-beta-glucosidase 8, with the protein product MAPLLRLLAGAAALLVAVSHASAWSSAVDVGVNWGSQLTHPLLPSSVVKMLKDNGIMKVKLFDADPWPVEALLDSGIEVMLGIPNDMLEIMSSYGSAQDWVKENVTAYGDKLKLKYVAVGNEPFLKSYNGTFMKTTVPALKNIQKALDAAGLGDKVKATVPLNADVYVSPDDKPSSGQFRPDIDDVMTDMVKFLHDHGAPFVVNIYPFLSLYQSDDFPFEFAFFDGGRNIQDKDGVSYSNVFDANYDTLVSALKKAGVGGLKVVVGEVGWPTDGNKNANMKLARRFYDGLMKKLAKNEGTHLRPGKLDVYLFGLFDEDLKSIAPGNFERHWGILTYDGKPKFPMDLSGQGHDKLLAGVSGVQYLPHQWCVLDDEAKAQDKLPGNIQYACAGGDCTALGYGCSCDGLDEKSNISYAFNMYFQMQDQDVRACDFDGLANITDKNASTKGCLFPVQIISAGGRMAPALRWTTLLALVAHVLVMGFIV